Proteins co-encoded in one Streptomyces diastaticus subsp. diastaticus genomic window:
- a CDS encoding response regulator gives MLKVLVVDDDFMVAKLHSRQVAATEDCTVVGVAHTGADALRAAERLRPDLLLLDVYLPDMDGIRVLRELRAAEERALASGPGVDALFITAARDGATVRSALRAGAHHYLLKPFHQAALREQLRHVAAARSRLGALETARQEDVDQLFGTRPPGSRELPKGLAAHTAELVERTLRDHPAGLSAAECAGAGALSRVSARRYLEFFAETGRARVSLRYGGTGRPERRYTWVA, from the coding sequence ATGCTCAAGGTGCTGGTGGTCGACGACGACTTCATGGTGGCGAAACTGCACAGCCGGCAGGTGGCCGCGACGGAGGACTGCACGGTCGTCGGCGTGGCCCACACCGGGGCGGACGCGCTGCGCGCCGCCGAACGGCTCCGCCCCGACCTGCTGCTGCTCGACGTCTACCTGCCCGACATGGACGGCATCAGGGTGCTGCGTGAACTGCGCGCCGCCGAGGAACGCGCACTCGCCTCGGGCCCCGGCGTCGACGCCCTGTTCATCACGGCGGCGCGCGACGGCGCCACCGTCCGGTCGGCCCTGCGCGCCGGGGCCCACCACTACCTGCTCAAGCCCTTCCACCAGGCCGCGCTGCGGGAGCAGTTGCGGCACGTGGCGGCTGCGCGCTCCCGGCTGGGCGCGCTGGAGACGGCCCGGCAGGAGGACGTCGACCAGCTCTTCGGCACCCGGCCGCCGGGCTCGCGGGAACTCCCGAAAGGACTGGCGGCGCACACGGCCGAACTGGTCGAGCGGACCCTGCGGGACCACCCGGCGGGGCTGTCCGCCGCCGAGTGCGCGGGCGCGGGCGCGCTCTCCCGCGTCAGTGCCCGCCGCTACCTGGAGTTCTTCGCCGAGACCGGCCGCGCCCGGGTGAGCCTGCGATACGGGGGGACGGGCCGCCCCGAGCGCCGGTACACCTGGGTGGCGTAG
- a CDS encoding tripartite tricarboxylate transporter TctB family protein, whose protein sequence is MTTGPTPGTVPGDVPEENGQPSPSGRRAWLRDHSELGVSVLLLALGVLVLTDALTMQVDIAQRGPVGPRTVPLVIGGGLLVVSLLLAVDVLRGGRGEAEGGEDVDLAEPADLRTVLLLTGVFLATAVLIEPLGFPVSGALLFWGTAYALGSRRVDRDPLIAAGLALFTYVVFNNLLGVPLPGGPLMGVL, encoded by the coding sequence GTGACCACCGGACCCACCCCCGGCACCGTCCCGGGCGACGTGCCCGAGGAGAACGGGCAGCCCTCCCCCTCGGGCCGCCGGGCCTGGCTGCGCGACCACTCCGAACTCGGCGTCAGCGTGCTGCTGCTGGCGCTCGGCGTCCTCGTACTCACCGACGCCCTCACCATGCAGGTCGACATCGCCCAGCGCGGACCGGTCGGCCCGCGCACCGTCCCGCTCGTGATCGGCGGCGGCCTGCTGGTCGTCTCGCTGCTCCTGGCGGTGGACGTGCTGCGCGGGGGTCGAGGTGAGGCCGAGGGAGGCGAGGACGTCGACCTCGCCGAACCGGCCGACCTGCGCACCGTCCTGCTGCTCACCGGGGTCTTCCTGGCGACCGCCGTCCTCATCGAGCCGCTGGGCTTCCCCGTCTCCGGCGCGCTGCTCTTCTGGGGCACCGCCTACGCCCTGGGCAGCCGCCGCGTCGACCGGGATCCGCTGATCGCCGCCGGACTCGCCCTGTTCACCTACGTGGTCTTCAACAACCTGCTGGGCGTGCCGCTGCCCGGCGGACCACTGATGGGAGTGCTGTGA
- a CDS encoding Bug family tripartite tricarboxylate transporter substrate binding protein, with protein sequence MRLRTPLALLGAALLVLAGPPLLTQGSGAGTGTHIPGLRVMVPNTPGGGYDITARTLVKDAEDAELTRNVEVFNLPGAGGTVGLSRLVSERGNGKLAMSMGLGVVGAARSNHSPSTLADTTPIARLTEEPNVVVVAKNSPYKTIDQLIDAWRKNPGKVSVGGGSAPGGPDHLAPMQMAQAAKIPPKDVNYVPFDGGGELLASILGDKIGFGVSGVGEYLDQIESGELRLLAVTGPERAEGLDAPTLQEAGYDVDFTNWRGVVAPPGLSETERAKLVALLEELHDTPEWRDSMKRNGWDDAFLTGEAFGDFLAAEDQRVVDVLKELGL encoded by the coding sequence GTGCGTCTGCGCACCCCCCTCGCCCTGCTCGGGGCCGCGCTACTGGTGCTCGCGGGGCCGCCGCTGCTCACCCAGGGCAGCGGCGCCGGCACCGGCACCCACATACCCGGCCTCCGCGTCATGGTTCCGAACACCCCCGGCGGGGGGTACGACATCACCGCCCGCACCCTGGTCAAGGACGCCGAGGACGCGGAACTCACCCGAAACGTCGAGGTGTTCAACCTCCCCGGGGCCGGCGGCACGGTGGGCCTGAGCCGGCTGGTCTCCGAGCGCGGCAACGGGAAACTCGCCATGTCCATGGGGCTGGGCGTGGTGGGCGCGGCCCGCTCCAACCACTCCCCCAGCACGCTCGCCGACACCACCCCCATCGCCCGGCTCACCGAGGAGCCGAACGTCGTGGTCGTCGCGAAGAACTCGCCGTACAAGACGATCGACCAGCTCATCGACGCCTGGAGGAAGAACCCGGGGAAGGTCTCCGTGGGCGGCGGCTCGGCGCCCGGCGGCCCCGACCACCTCGCGCCGATGCAGATGGCGCAGGCGGCGAAGATCCCGCCGAAGGACGTCAACTACGTGCCGTTCGACGGCGGCGGCGAACTGCTCGCCTCCATCCTGGGCGACAAGATCGGCTTCGGCGTCTCCGGAGTCGGTGAATACCTCGACCAGATCGAGTCCGGCGAGCTGCGGCTGCTCGCCGTCACCGGCCCCGAGCGCGCCGAGGGCCTGGACGCTCCGACCCTCCAGGAGGCGGGGTACGACGTGGACTTCACCAACTGGCGGGGCGTCGTGGCTCCACCCGGCCTCTCGGAGACCGAACGCGCCAAGCTCGTCGCGCTGCTGGAGGAACTCCACGACACGCCCGAGTGGCGCGACTCGATGAAGCGCAACGGCTGGGACGACGCCTTCCTGACCGGCGAGGCCTTCGGCGACTTCCTGGCAGCCGAGGACCAGCGGGTCGTCGACGTACTGAAGGAGCTGGGACTGTGA
- a CDS encoding tripartite tricarboxylate transporter permease, with protein MNALTSLMDGFGTALTPVNLLWAAVGVLLGTAIGVLPGIGPAMAVALLLPVTYGLDPTGAFIMFAGIYYGAMFGGSTTSILLNTPGESAAVVAAMEGNPMAKAGRGSQALAAAAIGHFAGGMIGTILLVVLAPTVASLAVDIGAPDYLAIMVLAFIAVTSVLGSSRVRGLASLLIGLTIGLVGLDQMTGQQRLTFGSLQLADGVDVVIVAVGLFAIGEALWVAAHLRRTSAEAIPVGRPWLGREDLKRTWKPWLRGPFIGFPFGAIPAGGAEIPTFLSYVGEKRLSRHKDEWGKGAIEGVAGPESAASASAAGTLVSMLTLGLPTTAVAAVMLAAFQQYGIQPGPLLFEREPDLVWGLIASLFVGMVLLLALNLPLAPVWAKLLRIPRPYLYAGILFFAAVGAYAVGGESVDLVILLVIGLIGFGMRRYGLPVLPAVIGVILGPAAEQQLRRALQISDGSVTGLVDTPFSVTVYALILLILAWPLLRGLFPARSPASARQD; from the coding sequence ATGAACGCCCTCACCTCCCTGATGGACGGCTTCGGCACCGCCCTGACCCCGGTCAACCTGCTGTGGGCCGCCGTCGGCGTCCTGCTCGGCACCGCCATCGGCGTGCTGCCGGGCATCGGCCCGGCGATGGCCGTGGCCCTGTTGCTGCCCGTCACCTACGGTCTCGACCCGACCGGCGCCTTCATCATGTTCGCCGGGATCTACTACGGCGCCATGTTCGGCGGCTCGACCACCTCCATCCTGCTCAACACCCCCGGCGAGTCGGCGGCCGTCGTCGCCGCCATGGAGGGCAACCCCATGGCCAAGGCCGGCCGGGGATCCCAGGCCCTCGCGGCCGCCGCCATCGGCCACTTCGCGGGCGGCATGATCGGCACGATCCTGCTGGTGGTGCTGGCCCCGACCGTGGCGAGCCTGGCTGTCGACATCGGCGCCCCCGACTACCTGGCGATCATGGTGCTGGCCTTCATCGCCGTCACCTCCGTCCTCGGCTCCTCCCGGGTGCGCGGCCTCGCCTCGCTCCTCATCGGCCTCACCATCGGCCTGGTCGGCCTCGACCAGATGACCGGGCAGCAACGCCTCACCTTCGGCTCGCTCCAGCTGGCCGACGGCGTGGACGTGGTCATCGTCGCGGTCGGGCTGTTCGCGATCGGCGAGGCCCTGTGGGTCGCCGCCCACCTGCGTCGCACGAGCGCCGAGGCCATCCCGGTCGGCCGCCCGTGGCTCGGCCGCGAGGACCTGAAGCGCACCTGGAAGCCGTGGCTGCGCGGCCCGTTCATCGGCTTCCCCTTCGGCGCGATCCCGGCGGGCGGCGCGGAGATCCCGACCTTCCTCTCCTACGTCGGCGAGAAGCGGCTCTCCCGGCACAAGGACGAGTGGGGCAAGGGTGCCATCGAGGGCGTCGCCGGCCCCGAGTCGGCCGCCTCCGCCTCGGCCGCGGGCACCCTCGTCTCCATGCTGACGCTGGGGCTGCCCACCACGGCCGTCGCCGCCGTCATGCTCGCCGCCTTCCAGCAGTACGGCATCCAGCCGGGCCCGCTGTTGTTCGAACGCGAACCCGACCTTGTGTGGGGTCTGATCGCCTCGCTCTTCGTCGGCATGGTGCTGCTGCTTGCCCTGAACCTGCCGCTCGCCCCGGTCTGGGCCAAGCTGCTGCGCATCCCGCGCCCCTACCTCTACGCGGGCATCCTCTTCTTCGCGGCGGTCGGCGCCTACGCGGTCGGCGGCGAGTCGGTCGACCTGGTCATCCTGCTGGTCATCGGCCTCATCGGCTTCGGTATGCGGCGGTACGGGCTGCCCGTCCTGCCCGCCGTCATCGGCGTCATCCTCGGCCCGGCCGCCGAACAGCAACTGCGCCGCGCCCTTCAGATCAGCGACGGAAGTGTCACCGGCCTGGTCGACACCCCGTTCTCCGTGACCGTCTACGCGCTGATCCTGCTGATCCTGGCCTGGCCCCTGCTCCGCGGGCTGTTCCCCGCCCGCTCGCCCGCCTCGGCCCGCCAGGACTGA
- a CDS encoding MIP/aquaporin family protein: MGGPSTKSGLLRELSAEFVGTMILILFGCGVVAQVIAGGALTDPPGGLGDHDSIAWAWGLGVTLGVYVAARLSGAHINPAVTVALATFRGFPWAKVLPYSLAQTAGAFVAALLVRWNYSEALAKADPLHTFTTQIVFSTLPSNGNPGLPVSEWGAFRDQVIGTAILLLLIMALTDLLNTPPGANLAPFVIGLVVVAIGMAFGTNAGYAINPARDFGPRLASFLTGYDDAWRDQYGNLYFWVPIVGPLVGGVIGAGMYKFMIERFMPSAEPEPVGRVPEPQD, encoded by the coding sequence ATGGGTGGGCCCAGTACGAAGTCGGGACTTTTGCGAGAGTTGTCGGCGGAGTTCGTCGGCACGATGATCCTCATTCTTTTCGGTTGCGGTGTGGTGGCCCAGGTGATCGCGGGCGGTGCTCTGACCGACCCGCCGGGCGGCCTCGGGGATCACGACAGCATCGCGTGGGCGTGGGGCCTGGGCGTCACCCTGGGCGTCTACGTGGCGGCCCGGCTGAGCGGTGCCCACATCAACCCCGCGGTGACGGTGGCCCTGGCCACGTTCCGGGGCTTCCCCTGGGCGAAGGTGCTGCCCTACAGCCTGGCCCAGACGGCGGGTGCGTTCGTCGCCGCGCTCCTGGTCCGCTGGAACTACAGCGAGGCCCTGGCCAAGGCCGATCCCCTGCACACCTTCACGACGCAGATCGTCTTCTCCACGCTGCCGTCCAACGGCAACCCGGGGCTGCCGGTGTCGGAGTGGGGCGCCTTCCGGGACCAGGTGATCGGCACCGCCATCCTGCTGCTGCTCATCATGGCCCTCACCGACCTGCTCAACACGCCGCCCGGTGCCAACCTGGCCCCGTTCGTCATCGGCCTGGTCGTGGTCGCCATCGGCATGGCGTTCGGCACCAACGCCGGGTACGCGATCAACCCGGCCCGCGACTTCGGCCCGCGACTCGCGAGCTTCCTCACCGGATACGACGACGCGTGGCGCGACCAGTACGGAAACCTCTACTTCTGGGTGCCCATCGTGGGCCCGCTGGTCGGCGGGGTGATCGGGGCGGGGATGTACAAGTTCATGATCGAGCGATTCATGCCCTCGGCGGAACCCGAACCCGTGGGACGCGTCCCCGAACCCCAGGACTGA
- a CDS encoding nucleoside deaminase: protein MTTRAQEDGVHPLERVWMEQAIDLATTSASSGGGPFGALIAKDDRVVATGRNQVTAALDPSAHAEVGAVRAACRELNTFSLDGCVLVTSCEPCPMCLSTALWARVDRVVYCADRHDAAVAGFDDREFYDLFEKKPRASWPLAVEHLDLPARTRPFDTWLAKSDRVAY from the coding sequence ATGACCACCCGTGCCCAGGAAGACGGCGTCCACCCCCTCGAACGCGTCTGGATGGAGCAGGCGATCGACCTGGCCACCACCAGCGCGAGCAGCGGGGGCGGCCCGTTCGGCGCGCTGATCGCCAAGGACGACCGGGTCGTCGCCACCGGCCGCAACCAGGTCACCGCCGCGCTGGACCCCTCCGCGCACGCCGAGGTCGGCGCGGTCCGCGCGGCCTGCCGGGAGCTGAACACCTTCTCCCTCGACGGCTGCGTGCTGGTCACCTCCTGCGAGCCGTGCCCGATGTGCCTCTCGACCGCCCTGTGGGCCCGCGTCGACCGGGTCGTGTACTGCGCCGACCGGCACGACGCCGCCGTGGCCGGCTTCGACGACCGCGAGTTCTACGACCTGTTCGAGAAGAAGCCGCGGGCGAGCTGGCCGCTGGCGGTCGAGCACCTGGACCTGCCCGCACGCACCCGGCCGTTCGACACCTGGCTGGCCAAGAGCGACCGCGTCGCCTACTGA
- the pucD gene encoding xanthine dehydrogenase subunit D has product MTRPTSPTRSPQRLDDAVTGGIGDSPSRPDSTLKVTGEYAYSSDLWAEDMLWGSTLRSPHAYARIRSVDVSEALKQPGVHAVLTHQDVPGENVYGLKVSDTPVLAVDVVRHQGEPVALVAADHPETARRALAKIVVAYEVLEPVTDPERAAHDDTLPELHPGGNIVRYQPVVQGDPEAEAEVVVSDVYTMGMQDQAFLGPESGLAIPGEDGGVDLFLATQWLHVDQKQTARALGLPLDKVRFTMSGVGGAFGGREDLSMQIHCCMLALHTGKPVKMVYNRLESFYGHVHRHPAKMYYEHGATKDGKLVYVKARMYFDGGAYASKTPVVVSNATSLGTGPYVVPNVRIEGWGVYTNNPPCGAMRGLGAVQPAFAYELQMDKLAGALGMDPVRLRQINAVREGASLHTGQVLDSPAPVAELLERLARMPLPPEDTTTPRDVRTLPGGLSNTSHGEGVVRGVGYSVIIKNVSYAEGVDDYSTARVRLEVIGGAPVALVHTAAAEVGQGLITVHQQIARSELGVERVTIHPADTQVGDAGSSSASRQTYITGGAVRDACAAVRQAVFDRVARRFCEDSAGLTLTGGKVVSATGAVLDLVEVLGEEAIEETREYHHLRTYKMDPVTGQSRRVHVQHAYAAHRAVVEVDTGLGLVKVVQLDCAQDVGKAVNPDAVVGQIQGGSTQGLGLAVMEEIKVREGKIRNPSFTDYLIPTILDTPPMRIDVLERADPHSPYGVRGVGEPPTISATPAVVNAIRDATGLNLTHTPVSPEQLCGS; this is encoded by the coding sequence ATGACCCGACCGACCTCCCCCACCCGCTCCCCCCAACGTCTCGACGACGCCGTCACAGGGGGGATCGGCGACAGCCCGTCGCGCCCGGACAGCACCCTGAAGGTCACCGGGGAGTACGCCTACTCCTCCGACCTGTGGGCCGAGGACATGCTCTGGGGCTCCACCCTGCGCAGTCCCCATGCCTACGCCCGGATCAGGTCCGTCGACGTCTCCGAGGCGCTCAAGCAGCCCGGGGTGCACGCGGTCCTGACCCATCAGGACGTACCGGGCGAGAACGTCTACGGCCTGAAGGTCTCCGACACCCCGGTGCTCGCCGTGGACGTCGTCCGCCACCAGGGCGAGCCCGTCGCCCTCGTCGCGGCGGACCACCCCGAGACGGCGCGCCGGGCGCTGGCGAAGATCGTCGTGGCGTACGAGGTCCTGGAGCCGGTCACCGACCCCGAGCGCGCCGCACACGACGACACCCTCCCCGAGCTGCATCCCGGGGGGAACATCGTCCGCTACCAGCCCGTCGTCCAGGGCGACCCCGAGGCCGAGGCGGAGGTCGTGGTCTCCGACGTGTACACGATGGGCATGCAGGACCAGGCGTTCCTCGGGCCCGAGTCGGGCCTGGCGATCCCCGGCGAGGACGGCGGCGTCGACCTGTTCCTCGCCACCCAGTGGCTGCATGTCGACCAGAAGCAGACCGCCCGCGCCCTCGGCCTCCCCCTCGACAAGGTGCGCTTCACCATGTCCGGTGTGGGGGGCGCCTTCGGCGGCCGCGAGGATCTGTCGATGCAGATCCACTGCTGCATGCTGGCCCTGCACACGGGCAAGCCGGTGAAGATGGTCTACAACCGGCTGGAGTCCTTCTACGGCCACGTCCACCGCCACCCCGCGAAGATGTACTACGAGCACGGCGCCACCAAGGACGGCAAGCTCGTCTACGTGAAGGCGCGGATGTACTTCGACGGCGGTGCGTACGCCTCCAAGACCCCCGTCGTCGTCTCCAACGCCACCTCGCTCGGTACCGGTCCCTACGTCGTGCCCAACGTCAGGATCGAGGGGTGGGGCGTGTACACCAACAACCCGCCCTGCGGCGCGATGCGCGGCCTCGGTGCCGTGCAGCCGGCCTTCGCCTACGAACTCCAGATGGACAAGCTGGCCGGCGCCCTCGGCATGGACCCCGTCCGGCTGCGGCAGATCAACGCGGTGCGGGAGGGCGCGTCGCTGCACACCGGGCAGGTGCTGGACTCCCCCGCCCCGGTCGCCGAGCTCCTGGAACGCCTGGCGCGGATGCCGCTTCCGCCGGAGGACACCACCACGCCCCGGGACGTCCGCACGCTGCCCGGCGGGCTCTCCAACACCTCGCACGGCGAGGGCGTCGTCCGGGGTGTCGGTTACAGCGTGATCATCAAGAACGTCTCGTACGCCGAGGGCGTGGACGACTACTCCACGGCGCGCGTGCGTCTGGAGGTCATCGGGGGCGCGCCGGTCGCGCTGGTGCACACCGCGGCGGCCGAGGTCGGCCAGGGTCTGATCACCGTGCACCAGCAGATCGCCCGCAGCGAACTCGGCGTGGAACGGGTGACCATCCACCCGGCCGACACCCAAGTCGGGGACGCCGGGTCGAGTTCGGCCTCGCGCCAGACGTACATCACCGGCGGCGCCGTCCGCGACGCCTGCGCGGCCGTGCGGCAGGCGGTCTTCGATCGGGTGGCGCGACGCTTCTGTGAGGACTCTGCCGGGCTGACCCTCACCGGCGGCAAGGTCGTCTCCGCCACCGGCGCCGTCCTCGACCTCGTGGAGGTCCTGGGTGAGGAGGCGATCGAGGAGACCCGCGAGTACCACCACCTCCGGACGTACAAGATGGACCCGGTCACCGGCCAGAGCCGCCGGGTGCACGTCCAGCACGCCTACGCCGCACACCGCGCCGTCGTGGAGGTCGACACCGGTCTCGGCCTGGTCAAGGTCGTCCAGCTCGACTGCGCCCAGGACGTCGGCAAGGCCGTCAACCCGGACGCCGTCGTCGGGCAGATCCAGGGCGGGTCGACGCAGGGTCTCGGACTCGCCGTCATGGAGGAGATCAAGGTGCGGGAGGGCAAGATCCGCAACCCCTCCTTCACCGACTATCTGATCCCGACGATCCTCGACACCCCGCCCATGCGGATCGACGTCCTCGAACGCGCCGACCCCCACTCGCCGTACGGCGTCCGCGGCGTAGGCGAACCGCCCACCATCTCGGCCACCCCCGCCGTCGTCAACGCCATCCGCGACGCCACCGGCCTGAACCTCACCCACACCCCGGTCTCCCCCGAGCAGCTCTGCGGCTCCTGA
- a CDS encoding SDR family oxidoreductase, whose amino-acid sequence MAGTILITGAGSGFGKEVALRLAAGGHDVIAGVEIIAQVSPVRAEARERGVTLRVEKLDVTDPGDPARALDWDVEVLLNNAGVAEGGSTVDIPAARLRRQFEVNVIGPVLLTQPLAKRMAERGSGRIVFMSSVAGLTVDPFTGAYAASKHAVEAFADALDQELAEFGVTVATINPGPFLTGFNDTMFETWKEWRDDPAGRLFDYERLAFPHEQYDPEPVYATTVRVLLGEDRRYRHLLPEEMEPQARDQVAAQWDRELNDGRRPALVQKAHDIVPATPVRQD is encoded by the coding sequence ATGGCGGGAACGATCCTCATCACGGGAGCGGGCAGCGGCTTCGGCAAGGAGGTCGCGCTGCGGCTCGCGGCGGGTGGGCACGACGTGATCGCGGGTGTGGAGATCATCGCCCAGGTCAGCCCGGTACGGGCGGAGGCCCGGGAGCGGGGTGTGACGCTGCGGGTGGAGAAGCTCGACGTCACCGACCCGGGCGACCCGGCCCGCGCGCTCGACTGGGACGTCGAGGTGCTGCTCAACAACGCCGGTGTCGCCGAGGGCGGCTCGACCGTGGACATCCCCGCCGCACGCCTCCGCCGCCAGTTCGAGGTCAACGTCATCGGCCCCGTCCTGCTGACCCAGCCCCTCGCCAAGCGGATGGCCGAGCGGGGCAGCGGCCGGATCGTCTTCATGTCGTCGGTGGCCGGGCTCACCGTCGATCCGTTCACGGGCGCCTACGCGGCTTCCAAACACGCGGTGGAGGCGTTCGCGGACGCGCTCGACCAGGAGCTGGCCGAGTTCGGCGTCACGGTCGCCACGATCAACCCGGGCCCGTTCCTCACCGGCTTCAACGACACCATGTTCGAGACGTGGAAGGAGTGGCGCGACGACCCCGCCGGGCGCCTCTTCGACTACGAGCGGCTCGCGTTCCCGCACGAGCAGTACGACCCGGAGCCGGTGTACGCCACCACGGTCCGGGTGCTGCTCGGCGAGGACAGGCGCTACCGCCACCTGCTCCCCGAGGAGATGGAGCCACAGGCGCGCGACCAGGTCGCCGCCCAATGGGACCGGGAACTCAACGACGGGCGCCGCCCCGCCCTCGTGCAGAAGGCCCACGACATCGTCCCGGCGACGCCGGTGCGGCAGGACTGA
- the nagB gene encoding glucosamine-6-phosphate deaminase, translating to MEVVIVEDAAKGGALVAQAIARLLAGRPDALIGVATGSTPVPVYEALAALARRGEADLSRARVAQLDEYVGLPPGHPESYRSVLARQVLEPLGIPEGSFLGPDGTAGDIRAACEAYDRALAAAGGVDLQLLGIGTDGHIGFNEPCSSLTSRTRIKTLTERTRADNARFFGHDVGQVPRHVITQGVGTILEARHVVLLATGEAKAEAVAATVEGPLSARCPSSALQLHPHATVVADEAAASRLELAGYFRRTFAGKPPWQGI from the coding sequence ATGGAAGTTGTCATCGTCGAGGACGCTGCTAAGGGCGGCGCCCTCGTCGCCCAGGCCATCGCCCGACTGCTCGCCGGCAGACCCGACGCCCTGATCGGCGTGGCCACCGGCTCGACCCCGGTCCCCGTGTACGAGGCGCTCGCGGCCCTCGCCCGGCGCGGCGAGGCGGACCTCTCCCGCGCCCGGGTCGCCCAACTGGACGAGTACGTCGGGCTCCCCCCGGGCCACCCCGAGTCCTACCGGTCCGTCCTCGCCCGCCAGGTGCTGGAGCCCCTGGGTATCCCCGAGGGGTCCTTCCTCGGTCCCGACGGGACGGCCGGCGACATCAGGGCCGCCTGCGAGGCGTACGACCGCGCGCTCGCCGCGGCAGGCGGGGTGGACCTGCAACTGCTGGGGATCGGCACGGACGGGCACATCGGCTTCAACGAGCCGTGCTCCTCGCTGACGTCCCGCACCCGGATCAAGACGCTCACCGAGCGGACCCGCGCCGACAACGCCCGGTTCTTCGGCCACGACGTCGGCCAGGTGCCGCGCCATGTGATCACCCAGGGCGTCGGCACCATCCTGGAGGCGCGCCACGTGGTCCTCCTCGCCACCGGCGAGGCCAAGGCCGAGGCGGTGGCGGCGACCGTCGAGGGGCCGCTCTCCGCGAGATGCCCGTCCTCCGCCCTCCAGCTCCACCCGCACGCCACCGTCGTCGCCGACGAGGCGGCGGCCTCCCGGCTGGAGCTGGCCGGCTACTTCCGCCGCACCTTCGCGGGCAAGCCGCCGTGGCAGGGCATCTGA
- the glpK gene encoding glycerol kinase GlpK, with translation MADFIGAVDQGTTSTRFMIFDHGGNEVARHQLEHEQILPRSGWVEHDPVEIWERTNSVMQNALRYGGLSASDLAAIGITNQRETAVVWDPRNGRPYYNAIVWQDTRTDAIAANLERTGRGDIIRRKAGLPPATYFSGGKIQWILENVEGVREAAEAGHAIFGNTDAWVLWNLTGGPDGGIHATDVTNASRTMLMDLETLDWDDELLSFFGIPRSMLPTINPSSDATAYGSTRTSRPLRGAVPIGGVLGDQQAATVGQVCFAPGEAKNTYGTGNFLVLNTGTELVRSENGLLSTVAYKFGDEPVVYALEGSIAVTGSAVQWLRDQLRIIKSAPESEELARTVEDNGGTYFVPAFSGLFAPYWRSDARGAVVGLSRYNSGGHLARATLEAICYQSRDVVEAMEQDSGVHLDVLKVDGGVTSNDLCMQIQADVLGVPVSRPVVAETTALGAAYAAGLAVGFWRDTDELRTQWHESKRWQPEWTEEQRRQGYADWKRAVERTLDWVRVP, from the coding sequence ATGGCGGACTTCATCGGTGCGGTGGACCAAGGCACCACCAGCACCCGGTTCATGATCTTCGACCACGGCGGCAACGAGGTCGCCAGGCACCAACTCGAGCACGAGCAGATCCTGCCCCGCTCCGGCTGGGTGGAGCACGACCCGGTGGAGATCTGGGAGCGCACCAACTCGGTGATGCAGAACGCCCTGCGGTACGGCGGTCTCTCGGCGAGCGACCTGGCCGCCATCGGCATCACCAACCAGCGCGAGACGGCGGTCGTCTGGGACCCGCGCAACGGGCGTCCCTACTACAACGCGATCGTCTGGCAGGACACCCGGACCGACGCCATCGCGGCCAACCTCGAACGGACGGGACGCGGCGACATCATCCGCCGCAAGGCCGGGCTGCCCCCGGCCACGTACTTCTCCGGCGGCAAGATCCAGTGGATCCTGGAGAACGTCGAGGGTGTGCGGGAGGCGGCCGAGGCGGGGCACGCGATCTTCGGCAACACCGACGCCTGGGTCCTGTGGAACCTGACCGGCGGCCCCGACGGCGGTATCCACGCCACCGATGTGACCAACGCCAGCCGCACCATGCTCATGGACCTGGAGACCCTCGACTGGGACGACGAACTGCTGAGCTTCTTCGGCATCCCCCGGTCGATGCTGCCCACCATCAACCCGTCGTCGGACGCCACCGCGTACGGGTCCACCCGCACCTCGCGTCCGCTGCGCGGGGCGGTGCCCATCGGCGGGGTCCTCGGCGACCAGCAGGCGGCCACCGTCGGCCAGGTCTGCTTCGCCCCCGGCGAGGCCAAGAACACGTACGGCACGGGCAACTTCCTCGTCCTGAACACGGGGACGGAGCTGGTCCGCTCCGAGAACGGCCTCCTGAGCACGGTGGCGTACAAGTTCGGGGACGAGCCGGTGGTGTACGCGCTGGAGGGCTCCATCGCGGTGACCGGTTCGGCCGTGCAGTGGCTGCGCGACCAACTGAGGATCATCAAGTCGGCGCCGGAGAGCGAGGAACTGGCGCGGACCGTCGAGGACAACGGCGGCACGTACTTCGTCCCCGCCTTCTCCGGCCTCTTCGCCCCCTACTGGCGCTCGGACGCCCGCGGCGCCGTCGTCGGACTGTCCCGGTACAACAGCGGCGGCCACCTGGCGCGGGCGACGCTGGAGGCGATCTGCTACCAGAGCCGCGACGTGGTGGAGGCGATGGAGCAGGACTCCGGTGTCCACCTGGACGTACTCAAGGTCGACGGCGGCGTCACCTCCAACGACCTGTGCATGCAGATCCAGGCCGACGTACTCGGCGTACCGGTCAGCCGGCCGGTGGTCGCCGAGACGACCGCGCTCGGTGCCGCCTACGCGGCGGGGCTGGCGGTCGGCTTCTGGCGCGACACCGACGAACTGCGCACCCAGTGGCACGAGTCCAAGCGGTGGCAGCCGGAGTGGACCGAGGAACAGCGCCGGCAGGGTTACGCCGACTGGAAACGCGCGGTGGAGCGCACCCTGGACTGGGTACGGGTGCCCTGA